In Bremerella alba, the genomic window CGCTTCGATTGATTCCTGAGAAACAAAGCCATCGTCGGCACCGTGGCAAACCAGCACCTTGGCTTTAATCGCCTCGGATTGTTCTTCAGTCGGGGTAGGCAAAGCGGCATGGAACGTCGCGATCGCGTCTACATCGGCACCCGTATAGCCCAACTGCAAAGCAGTCGATCCACCAAAGCAGTACCCAATGGCGGCGATCTTTTCCGGGTTGCATTGGGGTTGTTTCTTCAGGACATCTAACGCGACAACCGCACGGTTTTGCCAATCTTCAACATTGGCTCGGACCTTACCAGCCATCTGGCCTGCGTCTTTGGGGTGATCGACGAATTGACCATCGCCGTACATGTCTGCGGCGAATGCGACGTAGCCGAGTTCGGCCAGCATCTTGGTTCGCTTCTTGGCGTAGTAGTTCAGGCCCCACCATTCATGAAAGACAAGTACGGCGGGGCGCGGCCCTTTAATGGAGTCGTCGTAGGCGAGATAGCCGTCAAACGATTTATCACCGACTTGGTATTCGATGACCTTGGTTTTCACTTCAGCCGTCGCGATAGAAGTCGCCATCGCAAGGATTGCCAGGGACGCAACAATACAACGCATGGTGTTTCTCCTTGGGTAGAGGAATGAGATGAACCGCGATCCCTGCGGCTTGGGTCGGCAAACTTGACTTAGTTATACCATGCGTGCGGGTATGGTTCTGCGCAATATCTGTTGCAATGTAAAACGCAATATATTTCTAATTTTGTTGACGGCGATGCTCAAAAGAAATATACACGATCACATGTGAGAAACGTTTTTGATTCATCCGTTTTTGGCAGACACTCCTTTTCTCCTCGATCGACCGTATCTTTTCACAATTTCTTTCCTACCGAGTCAGAGAGTCTACTCATGGTATTCATCAAACGAGATGCCGTGCCCCGAGATGGCTTTACGCTTGTAGAACTTCTTGTGGTGATCGCCATCATTGGTGTCTTGGTCGCGCTACTTCTACCGGCGGTGCAACAAGCCCGAGAGTCCGCTCGGCGCATGCAATGTTCCAACCGTATGAAGCAGTTGGGACTCGCCCTGCACAACTATCACGGCACGTACAATGCTTTCCCTGGTCTTAGAATTCAAGTCGAGCCGGCGCATCCGAGCGGTTTTGTGGCATTGCTTCCCTATGTCGAGCAAACGGCAGTCTGGGACAAGATCACCAGTGCGAGTACACCGTTCGGAACCAATTGGAATCCTGCCGAACAAAAGACGTTGATTCCAGAATTGTTGTGCCCCTCAGATCCAAACTGGACATCGCGTACCAATTCCTCGGATCGTAAGCCTCGTAGTTACCATTTTTGCTTAGGGGATAGCATTCGCCAGAATCATCGGGGCGACTCCTCAAAGCGTGGCATGTTCGTTGATTTGGAAAATCGAGATTTCAGCGATCTAACCGATGGGACGAGTAATACGCTTGCGTTGAGTGAAGTAGTCGTCGGATCGATGACTGTGACTAGAAAACTTCGTGGTAGTGTTGCCGTAACGCCAGGCATCAATACGAATCCCTCAAGTCCTGCGGATTGCTGGGCCGCTAGGGGGCCCAATGGTGAAGTCGATTCGGCCGTCTCTGTTTCGGCCGAGTCTTATATTCACCGAGCCCCGGGAAGCCGTTGGGCGGAAGGACGCGCCTTCTTCGGTGGGTTCACGACGGTCCTGCCACCAAACGCTCCGCGGTGCTCGATAGCCGACAGCGATGATCACTGGGGTGTGTGGACCCCCAGCAGTTATCATCCCGGAGGTGTTCTCGCAGGCCGCGCTGATGGTTCAACGCAGTTCATTGCCGAGACAATCGACTCAGGCGACCCGACCGAGTTCGAGGTCAGTTCCGGCAGAAGTCCATTCGGTGTCTGGGGAGCACTCGGTTCTATTAACGGCAGCGAAACGGTAAGCATTCCATAAACACCATCGGCTTGGATATTCTCATGCAACGTTTGATTGGCCTGGTCTCACTAGTGGTTGTGAGCATTGCCGGATGTTATTCCACTGACAACTCGAACCTCCCTAAGCGGGTACCTGCGAAAGCGGTCGTACTGCAGGGCGGAGAACCCGTCGAAGGCGCTACGGTAACTTTTACCGAAGCCGAAATACGCGGGGCAGTTGGAAATACGAACGCCTATGGTGAGGTCGACTTGTGGACCTATGAACCAGGCGACGGAGTGATTCCCGGCAGCTACAGCGTCGCTATTCGGAAATTGGAAGTGCTGATGCTACCCAATCCGGAAGAAGTGACACCCGAAGAATATGCGCGTGTTTCGCAAGAGGTAAATCGTGCTTTGGCCAAGCCGCCAAAGCACTTAATTCCCAAGAAGTATGCCAGCACGAAAACTAGCGAACTCACCGTCGAAGTCGTCGATGGCGGTGAGAACGTCTTTACGTTTGAGCTAGAAGACTAAAGCGAACTACTTCTTCACTTCGTCTAATCGCAGCACTTTGATCGCCAGCTCTTCGAGCTGTTTGCGATCGACGCCGCTGGGTGCTTCGGTCATTAGGTCGGCGGCACGTTGCGTTTTGGGGAACGCGATACAGTCACGAATGTTGTCCAAGTGGCCAAATAGCATCACCCAACGATCGATGCCCAGCGCGATTCCACCGTGCGGCGGAGCACCGTATTGCAATGCATCGAGTAGGAAGCCAAAACGTTCTTGGGCGTCTTCTTCGGTCATACCCAACAGGCCGAACACCTTTTGCTGGGTGCTGCTGTCGTGGATACGAATCGTTCCCCCGCCTGCTTCGCTGCCGTTAATCACCAGGTCGTAAGCCAATGCTCGACATTTACCCGGGTCGCTGTCAAGAAGCTCGACGTCTTGAGGTCGCGGCGCGGTGAACGGATGGTGCATGGCCACCCAGCGACCTTCTTCCTCGTCGTAGTCGAACATTGGGAACTCGACCACCCAGCTGAAGTGCATCGACTCGGGGTCGTA contains:
- a CDS encoding dienelactone hydrolase family protein, which codes for MRCIVASLAILAMATSIATAEVKTKVIEYQVGDKSFDGYLAYDDSIKGPRPAVLVFHEWWGLNYYAKKRTKMLAELGYVAFAADMYGDGQFVDHPKDAGQMAGKVRANVEDWQNRAVVALDVLKKQPQCNPEKIAAIGYCFGGSTALQLGYTGADVDAIATFHAALPTPTEEQSEAIKAKVLVCHGADDGFVSQESIEAFREKLKDAEVDLNFVAFPGAVHSFTVEDSGKHNNPGMQYNQDADEKSWKMLLELLNRELK
- a CDS encoding DUF1559 domain-containing protein: MVFIKRDAVPRDGFTLVELLVVIAIIGVLVALLLPAVQQARESARRMQCSNRMKQLGLALHNYHGTYNAFPGLRIQVEPAHPSGFVALLPYVEQTAVWDKITSASTPFGTNWNPAEQKTLIPELLCPSDPNWTSRTNSSDRKPRSYHFCLGDSIRQNHRGDSSKRGMFVDLENRDFSDLTDGTSNTLALSEVVVGSMTVTRKLRGSVAVTPGINTNPSSPADCWAARGPNGEVDSAVSVSAESYIHRAPGSRWAEGRAFFGGFTTVLPPNAPRCSIADSDDHWGVWTPSSYHPGGVLAGRADGSTQFIAETIDSGDPTEFEVSSGRSPFGVWGALGSINGSETVSIP